A region of Porites lutea chromosome 13, jaPorLute2.1, whole genome shotgun sequence DNA encodes the following proteins:
- the LOC140922254 gene encoding leukotriene A-4 hydrolase-like, with product MSDPCSFSAPSECECTHINWFVNVLFEKHILDCRAELEFEVKKNNVEKLVLDTRDLTISQVTNDAGEILKHSLGDEHQAFGKPLNIELPKGLKSGCKVVIKISYQTSSTASAAQWLTPEQTAGKKYPYFFTQCQAIHARSLIPFQDTPSVKTSYQAEVTVPKDLVALMSAVGTGSSVHPQNPDLMVFTFTQKVVIPSYLIALVVGPLVSQQVGPRSKVWTETEMLEISAWEFAEVESQLAVAEEITFPYVWGTYDLLILPPSFPYGGMENPCLTFVTPTLLVGEGGGRPLTDVVAHEISHSWTGNLVTTRTWEHFWLNEGFTVFLERKILGRRKGEKMVDFAYIGGWKTLKDALKQFPDNSPKTQLVVDLKDTDPDDAFSSVPYEKGSCFLYYLEKILGGPGVFEPFLKKYLEKYQYQTVTTDDWKECLEEYFHDKKDVLKQVDWKGWLYTPGMPPVDVINWYDTTLTVPCTTLSDRWLKASEGDLDSFSADDIKDFTPPQVVEFLAQLVDKTTTGKPFALTHLKRMDEVYDLTPSKNSEIKFRWLRLCARSAHQDRYPEIVQFIIIQGRMKFIRPLYKELYAREESKNLAIKTFEEHRDFYHPIAATQVAKDLNLE from the exons gttcttGATACTCGTGATTTAACCATCAGTCAAGTTACAAATGATGCAGGAGAGATCTTGAAACATAGCCTTGGTGATGAGCACCAGGCATTTGGAAAACCACTAAACATTGAGTTACCTAAAGGCCTGAAAAG TGGTTGCAAGGTGGTAATCAAGATTAGTTACCAGACTTCCTCAACTGCATCGGCTGCACAATGGCTTACTCCTGAACAGACTGCTGGGAAAAAGTATCCCTACTTCTTCACTCAGTGTCAG GCAATCCATGCTCGTAGTCTTATCCCATTTCAAGACACACCCTCTGTAAAGACATCATATCAAGCAGAG GTGACAGTTCCTAAGGATCTTGTTGCTCTGATGAGTGCAGTAGGAACAGGGAGCTCTGTACATCCACAGAATCCTGATTTGATGGTGTTTACATTCACTCAAAAG GTTGTTATTCCAAGCTACTTGATCGCTCTTGTTGTTGGTCCTCTAGTCAGTCA GCAAGTTGGTCCTCGTTCTAAGGTGTGGACAGAAACAGAAATGCTTGAAATAAGTGCATGGGAGTTTGCAGAG GTTGAGTCTCAGCTGGCTGTTGCTGAAGAGATAACGTTTCCGTATGTCTGGGGAACTTATGACCTGCTGATTCTACCACCATCATTTCCATATGGAGGAATGGAGAATCCCTGCCTTACTTTTGTAACACCGACATTGTTGGTTGGAGAGGGG GGTGGAAGACCTCTCACTGAT GTAGTGGCTCATGAGATATCCCACAGTTGGACTGGCAATCTCGTCACTACTAGAACCTGGGAGCACTTTTG GTTAAACGAAGGGTTCACAGTCTTTCTAGAGCGCAAAATTCTGGGCCGAAGAAAGGGTGAAAAGATGGTCGATTTTGCTTACATAG GTGGCTGGAAAACACTGAAGGATGCA CTGAAGCAGTTTCCAGATAACAGCCCCAAGACACAGCTTGTAGTGGACCTTAAGGACACGGATCCTGATGATGCATTCTCCAGTGTACCTTACGAGAAAGGCTCCTGCTTTTTATACTACTTGGAAAAGATCCTGGGAGGACCAG GGGTTTTTGAGCcttttctcaagaaatatttggAAAAATACCAGTATCAAACTGTTACAACAGATGATTGGAAAGAATGCCTGGAGGAGTATTTCCATGATAAG AAAGATGTTTTGAAGCAGGTTGATTGGAAAGGTTGGCTGTACACCCCTGGAATGCCCCCTGTTGACGTGATTAACTG GTATGACACGACTTTGACCGTTCCCTGTACCACCCTGTCTGACAGATGGCTGAAG GCCAGCGAAGGAGATCTGGACTCATTCTCTGCTGATGACATCAAGGATTTCACACCTCCGCAAGTTGTTGAATTCCTGGCGCAGCTTGTTGACAAG ACGACTACCGGGAAGCCGTTTGCTCTAACGCACCTAAAGAGGATGGATGAAGTTTATGACCTCACTCCATCAAAAAATTCTGAAATCAAATTTAG GTGGTTGAGACTTTGTGCAAGAAGCGCCCATCAGGATCGTTATCCTGAAATAGTGCAGTTTATTATCATCCAAGGACGAATGAAGTTCATCAGACCATTGTACAA ggAGTTGTATGCGCGTGAGGAGTCAAAGAATTTAGCTATAAAAACATTCGAAGAACATCGAGATTTCTACCACCCTATTGCCGCAACACAAGTAGCAAAGGACCTCAACCTGGAATAA